TACAGTGCGAATGTGCGGGAAAACGTGTACGAAGCCGGCAGCCGAAGAATCTTCTCGCGCACAATGTGCACCTGCGGACGTACGTTGTGCCCGTGCCGGTCGTACTGCTGATTGATCCACCGCACGTACATATCCCATGCGAAGGGACACGGCATCAACGTGCCGTAGGACTGTTCACCGTCAAACGAGAACCAGTAATCCGTCACATTCCGGACGTGCCTTCCGATACCCGGACGGAACGAAACGACGGTAGCGGTTGCTTCGCCCACGTACAACAGGGTGTCAGTCTGCAGGAACTCGGCCACCGTTTTCGGATCGGGTGGATACCGGCAGGAGCTCATTAACGCCAACAGCTTCGCCTGGTACGCTTCGGACAGGATGAAAAACATAAGCAAGCTAGCGAACAGAACCGTCCGCTCCGTACGCGTGACACCCGGTGCGTTAAGGTCCACACTGAAGATGAGCGCCGCCAGCAGACTGTTCTTAAAGCAGCGGTTGGCCAGAAAGGCTCCAACCAGCAGGACAACGATCAGCGCAATCCAAGTCGTCGAGAGGAGCGGCCTCATCAGATGCTGCAGTATCTCGTACTTTTTCGTTTTCGGAATCACCAGACACACACCGTTCATTTCCGGCAAAACGTGCGATATCGAGTTGAAGTCCGCCCGAAAGCTGCGATCGATGAAGATGTGTATGTTACCGGTGGCTAGCTGACGGTTGAACCACCGCATCAGCTTCACGGTTGGTT
This Anopheles marshallii chromosome 3, idAnoMarsDA_429_01, whole genome shotgun sequence DNA region includes the following protein-coding sequences:
- the LOC128712049 gene encoding uncharacterized protein LOC128712049; the encoded protein is MGQMFSDRFRPDRYPMVQVRGYGFLAATRLDTDGKPPGYDWHAFLTILKHMKLRWEVQIYTTEPTVKLMRWFNRQLATGNIHIFIDRSFRADFNSISHVLPEMNGVCLVIPKTKKYEILQHLMRPLLSTTWIALIVVLLVGAFLANRCFKNSLLAALIFSVDLNAPGVTRTERTVLFASLLMFFILSEAYQAKLLALMSSCRYPPDPKTVAEFLQTDTLLYVGEATATVVSFRPGIGRHVRNVTDYWFSFDGEQSYGTLMPCPFAWDMYVRWINQQYDRHGHNVRPQVHIVREKILRLPASYTFSRTFALYPRFRAYLSQIFESGLMAHWQTEQDRQRQYEQRLEFVENTIISFGDLTMVWTVLGIGNALAVVVFLMELSFIALKKLAWSYKTKRHHRLVV